In Sphingobacterium sp. PCS056, the following proteins share a genomic window:
- a CDS encoding SusC/RagA family TonB-linked outer membrane protein: MNKRFTKPFFVTKFYPITSALMLALIAPSIAEAHDDGDLISSTISSSQQKISGTVTSSSGPLSGVTIYVKENSTIATSTDSNGRYSIQVANGQTLVFSAVGFDKVEKPVQGATVNVVLVASNEALEEVVVVGYGSQKKENLTGSLQTVKGDKLRDITSPSVENMLNGKAAGVYVAPGTGRPGAKGGVVIRGQATLSGTTSPLWVVDGVILGSSAGDLNPDDIATLTVLKDAASTAIYGSQGANGVVVVTTKNPTANSTSINFSSKIGFNQLTTGNLKMMNGAELYDYYASFANQAAIKFPRWNADLRNSDFDWWKVATQHGFTQNHNISIQSGTEKLQSYLSLGYYNEVGAVKGYDYDRYNFRMNTVYKPTKWLTVKPTLVGARRGVEDRQYSTTAMYSNFPWDNPFDADGKPVPHRYSGWVNSANTNYLYDLQWDHSANTNYEFSGNMDFDIKFTNWLTFSSVNNYRYNTYSAAGYTDPRSSGGESVKGRLTDYRSEYARRYTSQILRFNKSWGKHAVNALAAYEFNDYWDKTLDVYGTGFIPGFEVLNVVAKPERTRGNINEWAVQSLLSNANYAYDGKYLGQVSFRRDGASNFGDNAKYGNFFSVSGGWNINRESWFNAAWIDNLKVRASYGSVGNRPSSLYPQYSLYSVSSSSGYNEYSGALISQIGNKDLTWERTFTTGAGFDATMFNNRARVSFDYYDKKTDNILYQVPISGLTGVTSVWKNIGKMQNRGIELTLGGDIIRKNDFTWSLDINIGHNKNKLTELIKSKDANGNDVIRPLIIGDGLGIAGSASRVLEPGLPVDTYYMPIWAGVNVETGAPEWYKVETDQDGNQTQVKTSNYSAATLQKAGKASPDLFGGFNTGITYKQFDLNASFGYSIGGKIYNYSRQEYDSDGTYTDRNQMKLQDGWSRWEKPGDIATHPIAKYNNNDKGNSTSTRYLEDSDFLRLRSLTLGYNLKLEQYKLKNVRVFFTGENLFTITNYSGVDPEISINEDTGAILGSAGPAIYPATRKFMFGLNVTF, from the coding sequence ATGAATAAGAGATTTACAAAACCTTTTTTTGTGACTAAATTTTATCCCATTACGTCAGCTTTGATGTTGGCGCTAATTGCTCCAAGCATAGCTGAAGCACATGATGATGGTGATTTAATTAGCTCAACAATCAGCAGTTCGCAGCAGAAAATTTCTGGTACTGTTACTTCTAGTTCAGGTCCATTAAGTGGCGTGACGATTTATGTGAAAGAGAATTCCACGATTGCGACTTCAACAGATAGCAATGGACGCTATTCTATTCAGGTAGCAAATGGTCAGACTTTAGTGTTTTCAGCTGTCGGATTTGACAAGGTTGAAAAACCTGTGCAGGGCGCAACAGTGAATGTCGTACTTGTAGCATCAAATGAGGCATTAGAAGAAGTGGTTGTTGTTGGTTATGGGAGCCAAAAAAAGGAAAACTTAACTGGTTCATTGCAGACTGTAAAAGGTGATAAATTGCGCGATATTACTTCTCCTTCAGTTGAAAACATGTTAAATGGTAAAGCTGCGGGTGTATATGTCGCTCCGGGAACGGGAAGACCAGGCGCAAAAGGTGGTGTAGTCATTCGCGGTCAAGCCACTTTAAGTGGTACGACAAGTCCACTATGGGTTGTCGATGGTGTTATTCTCGGATCTAGTGCTGGTGATTTAAATCCAGATGATATTGCTACCTTAACGGTATTAAAAGATGCAGCTTCAACGGCTATATATGGTTCACAGGGAGCAAATGGTGTGGTTGTCGTCACCACAAAAAATCCAACTGCAAATAGCACTTCAATCAATTTCTCTTCAAAAATCGGATTTAATCAACTTACCACTGGTAATTTGAAAATGATGAATGGTGCTGAACTTTATGATTATTATGCTTCTTTTGCAAACCAAGCGGCAATTAAATTTCCCCGTTGGAATGCTGATTTGAGAAATAGTGATTTCGATTGGTGGAAAGTGGCTACACAACATGGTTTTACCCAAAATCATAATATTTCTATCCAATCGGGTACTGAAAAGCTACAATCTTATCTATCATTGGGTTACTACAATGAAGTAGGTGCTGTGAAAGGCTATGATTACGATCGTTATAATTTCCGTATGAATACGGTTTATAAACCGACGAAATGGTTGACCGTTAAACCAACTTTAGTTGGAGCACGTAGAGGAGTAGAGGATAGACAATATTCTACAACAGCGATGTATTCAAATTTCCCTTGGGATAACCCATTTGATGCAGATGGCAAGCCGGTTCCTCATCGTTATAGCGGGTGGGTAAATAGTGCGAACACAAACTACCTGTATGATTTACAATGGGACCATAGTGCCAATACCAATTATGAGTTCAGCGGTAATATGGACTTTGATATCAAATTCACCAATTGGTTGACTTTTTCATCCGTCAATAACTACCGCTATAATACTTATAGTGCTGCGGGGTATACAGATCCTCGTTCTAGTGGAGGAGAAAGTGTAAAAGGACGTTTAACAGATTACCGCTCAGAATATGCGCGTCGTTATACCAGTCAGATATTGCGTTTTAATAAATCTTGGGGTAAACATGCTGTGAATGCATTAGCAGCTTATGAATTCAATGATTATTGGGACAAGACATTGGATGTTTATGGTACAGGTTTTATTCCTGGCTTCGAAGTGTTAAATGTTGTTGCTAAACCAGAACGTACTAGAGGAAATATTAATGAATGGGCAGTCCAATCTTTATTATCGAATGCAAATTATGCTTACGATGGTAAATATTTGGGACAGGTATCTTTCCGTCGTGATGGTGCTTCCAATTTTGGAGATAACGCTAAATATGGTAATTTTTTCTCCGTGAGTGGAGGATGGAATATCAATCGCGAGAGTTGGTTCAATGCCGCCTGGATTGATAATTTGAAAGTCCGTGCTTCATATGGATCTGTTGGAAATCGTCCAAGTTCTTTATATCCACAGTATAGTTTATATTCTGTGTCCTCTTCTTCGGGGTATAATGAATATTCTGGGGCATTAATTAGTCAAATTGGAAACAAGGACCTGACGTGGGAACGCACCTTTACAACAGGTGCAGGATTTGATGCAACGATGTTTAACAATCGTGCTCGTGTCAGTTTTGATTACTATGATAAGAAAACGGACAATATCTTATATCAAGTACCTATTAGTGGTTTGACAGGTGTTACTAGTGTTTGGAAGAATATTGGTAAAATGCAAAATAGAGGTATTGAGCTTACTTTAGGCGGTGATATCATTCGTAAAAATGATTTCACTTGGAGCTTAGATATCAATATCGGCCATAACAAAAATAAGTTAACCGAATTGATTAAGAGCAAAGATGCTAATGGCAACGATGTGATAAGACCTCTTATCATCGGTGACGGTTTAGGAATCGCTGGTTCTGCTAGTCGAGTTTTGGAACCTGGATTACCAGTTGATACTTATTATATGCCGATATGGGCTGGGGTCAATGTCGAGACTGGTGCTCCTGAATGGTATAAAGTTGAAACCGATCAGGATGGTAATCAAACTCAAGTAAAAACTTCTAATTACTCAGCAGCTACCTTGCAGAAGGCAGGAAAAGCATCCCCAGATCTATTTGGTGGATTCAATACAGGAATCACTTACAAACAGTTTGATCTCAATGCATCATTTGGCTACTCCATTGGTGGGAAGATCTATAATTATTCTCGTCAAGAATATGATTCTGATGGAACTTATACCGATAGGAACCAGATGAAATTGCAAGACGGCTGGAGTCGATGGGAAAAACCAGGAGATATTGCTACACATCCAATCGCTAAATACAATAATAACGATAAAGGAAATTCTACATCAACTCGTTATTTAGAAGATAGTGATTTTTTAAGATTACGTTCATTGACCTTGGGCTATAACCTGAAATTGGAACAATATAAATTGAAAAATGTCCGTGTATTCTTTACGGGGGAGAACTTGTTTACCATTACGAACTATTCAGGTGTAGATCCTGAGATTTCGATCAATGAAGATACAGGCGCTATCTTAGGTTCGGCAGGTCCTGCTATATATCCTGCTACACGCAAATTTATGTTTGGTCTTAATGTGACATTTTAG
- a CDS encoding RagB/SusD family nutrient uptake outer membrane protein — MKKILSVLLVAATITSCNIDRLPYGSMDSENIAANPDAMINGTYAQLKAWSDPMHRAGEYAGDNMMIRGASTDAFYEFISYARTPNNGRLSSFWDAGYKAIAQSSNVMKIITEGESPEKDNQLGECYYIRGMMYFYLVRAYGRPYYQSPETNLGLPIVNGTPDDVFNDLRLPDRATVKATYEQAISDLKKAESLLTIKKGNIYASKGAAQAMLSRVYLYMSGTYQSPNAEYARLSVEYADKVINSGDYTLLDRDKFMKYNTFTPENNAETIFAIKRVASEFSGYDHYYGIGGMYSNIGGMGWGEMYASAKYIDLLNETGRNDWRPDNYRIVDARASFIEPTYSEDEKTGKYTEVFRFIKEDAANTLNYAQFIIERTGNTVTAIEVIPKTATTAEQRIPYALTVINANEGTYSIKYKDGKTYNGVLDYYISLNRVYPQFYITKCSKEGENSQLHSPVISRLGEVYLNRAEAQAKLGNYGAALADLNKIRTRSITNGAYSSLNASNASTLIDKERELELAFQAERSYDVFRNGKALTRQYPGPHNQSEVIAPTDFRVVYYIPQSAINSYPGVLTQNPTQ, encoded by the coding sequence ATGAAAAAGATACTATCTGTACTATTAGTAGCTGCTACGATTACATCATGTAATATCGATCGCTTACCTTACGGCTCGATGGATTCTGAGAATATTGCTGCTAATCCAGATGCCATGATAAATGGTACTTATGCACAATTGAAAGCCTGGTCGGATCCGATGCATCGCGCTGGCGAGTATGCTGGTGATAATATGATGATTCGCGGAGCTTCGACGGATGCATTTTATGAGTTTATTTCGTATGCACGTACGCCAAATAACGGGCGTTTGTCTAGTTTTTGGGATGCAGGATATAAGGCTATTGCGCAGTCATCTAATGTAATGAAAATCATTACTGAAGGTGAAAGTCCTGAAAAAGACAACCAACTAGGAGAGTGTTATTACATTCGCGGCATGATGTATTTCTACTTGGTTCGTGCCTATGGACGTCCTTATTATCAAAGTCCTGAAACCAATCTTGGATTACCTATTGTAAATGGTACCCCTGATGATGTATTTAATGATCTACGTTTACCAGATCGTGCTACCGTTAAAGCAACGTATGAACAGGCGATCAGTGATTTGAAGAAGGCAGAATCGTTATTGACAATTAAAAAAGGCAATATCTATGCTTCTAAGGGAGCAGCTCAAGCCATGTTATCTCGAGTTTACCTGTATATGAGCGGTACATACCAGTCTCCAAATGCTGAATACGCGAGATTGTCGGTAGAATATGCGGATAAAGTGATCAACTCTGGAGACTATACGTTGTTGGATCGAGACAAATTTATGAAATATAATACCTTTACACCAGAGAATAATGCTGAGACGATCTTTGCTATTAAAAGAGTGGCATCTGAATTTTCGGGTTATGATCATTATTATGGTATTGGTGGTATGTATTCAAATATTGGCGGTATGGGCTGGGGTGAGATGTATGCAAGTGCAAAATACATCGATTTGCTAAATGAAACAGGTCGTAACGACTGGCGCCCAGACAACTACCGTATCGTAGATGCGCGTGCTTCCTTTATAGAACCCACTTATTCCGAAGATGAAAAGACAGGGAAGTATACCGAGGTCTTTCGCTTTATAAAAGAAGACGCTGCAAATACATTAAATTATGCCCAATTTATTATTGAGCGAACAGGTAACACCGTTACTGCTATAGAGGTAATTCCAAAAACGGCGACTACTGCCGAACAAAGAATACCTTATGCATTAACAGTGATCAACGCCAATGAAGGAACCTATAGTATAAAATACAAGGATGGTAAAACGTATAATGGGGTATTGGATTATTATATTTCATTAAATCGTGTATATCCTCAGTTCTATATTACGAAATGTTCTAAAGAAGGTGAAAATTCGCAATTACATTCACCAGTCATCAGCAGATTAGGAGAGGTTTATCTCAATAGAGCAGAAGCACAAGCAAAATTGGGTAATTACGGTGCAGCATTAGCGGATTTAAATAAAATAAGAACCCGCTCGATTACAAATGGTGCGTATTCATCCTTAAATGCTTCAAATGCAAGTACATTAATTGATAAAGAGCGTGAATTGGAATTGGCATTTCAAGCAGAACGTAGCTATGATGTATTTCGTAATGGTAAAGCATTGACGCGTCAATATCCAGGACCGCATAATCAATCTGAGGTTATAGCGCCAACGGACTTTCGTGTCGTATACTATATCCCGCAGAGTGCGATTAATTCATACCCTGGAGTGTTGACTCAAAATCCAACACAATAG
- a CDS encoding beta-N-acetylhexosaminidase family protein: MLSRFLILCFVICTLFANSRAQHIYPIPQKTILKKEHIPYAGIVLKGNIDQQISSILTPYWAKSGIPVRFKMSKTVTNQEGYDLSIGPKSIEVTYKTQRGAFYAAQSLKQLLDTAKQTSFLQEQLIHDFPDVAFRGTVEGFYGEPWSFEDRIAQLKFYGQWKMNTYLYGPKDDPYHSSPNWREPYPQEEAKRIQELVQVAKDNEVDFYWAIHPGKDIKWNKADSLAVLHKFDLMYDLGVRHFAVFFDDISGEGTKAEKQAGLLNYLQKEFVDKKQHVGALIMCPTEYNKLWSNLKPNTYLDLLGDQLDNKIEIMWTGNSVIHDITKEGQVWVNNRIKRPSFVWWNFPVSDYVRNHLLLGPVYGLSRDIKSDMSGFVTNPMDKAEASKVAIFSVADYSWNLKSFDSNNSWLRGIHEVMPEIETSYALFSKHNTDPGPSYHQYRRIESEGFGPLLDSLLHVTPKFKTFPIALKSDHYILLQAEFSKFAPAVQHIVERSRNQKLVSELKPWLFHFASLGQASLSLLDLLTSKDDQEAYRHFLELQTERNKLVDIDRNNNRNPYQPGIVTGSRHILPWVEKSYFHFAQLFREKGFAVPQSIDQASGHVITSLAPLKALPVLNDVITGNRPQQILKLSPMLEVVKLNPKDNIGLEVTSSQFIKDVLFEVLPKQELLKLEFSDDGETWSATKTSKSKAARLINSADHIVEIKIHKFELVLQ, from the coding sequence ATGTTATCCAGATTTTTAATTTTATGTTTTGTTATTTGTACGTTATTTGCAAATAGTCGAGCCCAGCACATTTACCCCATCCCTCAAAAAACAATTCTAAAGAAAGAACATATTCCTTATGCAGGTATCGTACTAAAGGGGAATATAGATCAGCAGATCTCCTCTATATTGACACCCTATTGGGCTAAGTCAGGTATTCCTGTTCGATTTAAAATGTCAAAAACGGTGACAAATCAGGAAGGATATGATTTATCTATTGGTCCAAAGAGCATTGAAGTAACTTATAAAACTCAACGAGGTGCTTTTTATGCTGCTCAAAGTTTAAAACAACTTTTAGATACTGCTAAACAAACCTCCTTTTTACAAGAGCAGCTTATACATGATTTTCCTGACGTTGCCTTTCGAGGGACAGTCGAGGGTTTTTACGGCGAGCCATGGAGTTTCGAAGATCGCATTGCACAGTTGAAGTTTTATGGGCAATGGAAAATGAATACCTACTTGTATGGTCCTAAAGATGACCCTTATCATTCATCACCCAATTGGCGTGAACCATATCCTCAAGAAGAAGCAAAGCGCATACAGGAATTAGTGCAGGTTGCCAAAGATAATGAAGTAGATTTTTATTGGGCGATTCATCCAGGGAAAGATATTAAATGGAATAAGGCAGATAGTCTGGCCGTATTGCATAAGTTTGATTTAATGTATGATTTGGGAGTAAGACACTTTGCTGTATTTTTTGATGATATTTCTGGTGAAGGAACAAAAGCAGAGAAACAGGCAGGTTTGTTGAATTACTTACAAAAGGAATTTGTCGATAAAAAGCAACATGTAGGGGCATTGATCATGTGCCCGACGGAGTACAATAAATTATGGTCCAATTTAAAGCCAAATACTTATTTAGATCTATTGGGAGATCAGTTGGATAACAAGATTGAAATCATGTGGACGGGCAATTCAGTTATCCATGATATCACGAAAGAAGGACAAGTTTGGGTCAATAATCGTATTAAAAGACCTTCATTTGTTTGGTGGAATTTTCCAGTGAGTGATTATGTTCGAAATCATCTTTTGTTAGGACCTGTCTATGGTTTAAGTCGCGATATTAAATCAGATATGTCAGGTTTTGTAACTAACCCAATGGATAAGGCCGAAGCTTCTAAAGTCGCTATTTTTTCAGTTGCGGACTATTCTTGGAATTTGAAATCTTTTGATTCAAATAACTCTTGGCTCCGAGGTATACACGAAGTAATGCCTGAGATTGAAACATCATATGCTTTATTTTCAAAACATAATACAGATCCTGGTCCAAGTTATCATCAGTATCGACGTATAGAATCGGAAGGTTTTGGTCCATTACTAGATAGTTTATTACATGTTACACCGAAATTTAAAACTTTTCCCATTGCATTAAAATCTGATCATTATATTTTACTCCAAGCTGAGTTTTCAAAATTTGCTCCTGCTGTCCAGCATATTGTTGAACGTTCGCGTAATCAAAAGTTAGTAAGCGAATTAAAACCTTGGTTATTTCACTTCGCAAGCTTGGGCCAAGCAAGTTTATCGCTACTGGATCTTTTAACTTCGAAAGATGATCAGGAAGCTTACCGACATTTTCTTGAACTGCAGACGGAGCGTAATAAGTTGGTTGATATTGATCGAAATAATAATCGGAATCCCTATCAGCCCGGTATTGTAACGGGTAGCCGTCATATATTACCCTGGGTGGAGAAATCGTATTTTCATTTTGCACAATTATTTCGAGAAAAAGGTTTTGCAGTACCTCAATCCATTGATCAGGCTAGTGGCCATGTAATAACGAGTTTGGCTCCATTAAAGGCTTTACCTGTATTGAATGATGTGATTACAGGAAATAGACCACAACAGATACTGAAATTAAGTCCTATGTTGGAGGTTGTTAAATTAAATCCTAAAGATAATATTGGTCTGGAGGTCACCTCTTCCCAGTTTATAAAAGACGTGCTTTTTGAAGTTTTGCCAAAACAAGAGTTGCTGAAATTAGAATTTAGCGATGATGGGGAGACTTGGTCAGCAACTAAAACGTCCAAATCTAAAGCTGCCCGATTAATCAATAGCGCAGACCATATTGTTGAAATTAAGATCCATAAATTTGAACTTGTACTGCAATAG
- the der gene encoding ribosome biogenesis GTPase Der: MANIVAIVGRPNVGKSTLFNRLTESRKAIVDDFSGVTRDRHYETAEWIGKNFTVIDTGGFVHGSDDVFEEAIRDQVHIAIEEASAIIFMVDVTTGITDLDDEIADILRRSSKPVYVAANKVDHAKLHHDSAEFYAFGLGEIYNVSSATGSGTGELLDAVVSTFEDEPEDDTTLPKYTIVGRPNVGKSSLTNALLGVDRNIVTPVAGTTRDSIRIHYKQFGHEFLLIDTAGLRRKSKVNEDIEFYSVMRTIKALEDSDVVLLMLDANDGIEAQDINIFHLAEKNRKGIVIVVNKWDTIDKDNKTMKEFEARIKEKIAPFTDIPIVFTSVTEKQRIFKTLEVAAKVYENKTKKIPTSKLNEVMLQVIENYPPPALKGKYIKVKYVTQLPGRTPMFAFFCNLPQYVKDPYKRYIENKLREHFDFEGVPIQIYFRQK; encoded by the coding sequence ATGGCAAATATTGTTGCAATTGTAGGTCGTCCAAATGTTGGGAAATCCACGCTTTTTAATCGTCTGACGGAGAGTAGAAAAGCTATTGTTGATGACTTTAGTGGAGTGACGCGCGACCGTCACTATGAAACGGCAGAATGGATAGGGAAGAATTTTACAGTTATTGATACTGGTGGGTTTGTACATGGATCGGATGATGTTTTTGAAGAAGCAATTCGTGACCAAGTTCATATCGCAATAGAAGAAGCATCTGCTATTATATTTATGGTAGATGTAACCACAGGAATCACTGATTTAGATGATGAGATTGCTGATATTTTAAGAAGAAGTTCTAAGCCTGTATATGTGGCAGCAAATAAAGTTGATCATGCTAAATTACATCATGATTCGGCTGAGTTTTATGCATTTGGTTTAGGTGAGATCTATAATGTTTCTTCAGCTACAGGATCTGGTACAGGAGAGTTATTAGATGCAGTAGTTTCCACTTTTGAAGATGAACCCGAAGACGATACGACATTACCAAAATATACGATTGTAGGTCGCCCTAATGTGGGGAAATCTTCTTTAACAAATGCATTGTTAGGTGTAGATCGTAATATCGTCACTCCAGTAGCCGGTACTACTCGTGATTCGATTCGTATCCATTACAAACAGTTCGGTCATGAATTCTTATTGATCGATACCGCTGGATTGAGACGTAAGTCTAAAGTGAACGAAGATATTGAGTTTTACTCTGTCATGCGTACGATCAAAGCTTTGGAGGATTCGGATGTTGTTCTGTTGATGTTGGATGCCAATGACGGTATTGAAGCGCAGGATATTAATATTTTCCATCTTGCAGAGAAAAATAGAAAAGGGATTGTAATCGTTGTCAACAAATGGGATACCATTGATAAAGATAATAAAACAATGAAAGAGTTTGAGGCGCGTATCAAAGAGAAAATCGCTCCTTTTACAGATATTCCTATTGTTTTTACTTCCGTTACTGAGAAACAGCGTATTTTCAAAACTTTGGAAGTTGCGGCAAAGGTTTACGAAAATAAAACAAAGAAGATTCCTACTTCAAAATTAAATGAAGTGATGTTGCAGGTGATCGAAAATTATCCGCCACCAGCTCTAAAAGGTAAATATATCAAAGTGAAGTATGTTACCCAGCTTCCTGGACGTACACCCATGTTTGCATTCTTTTGTAACTTACCACAGTATGTAAAAGATCCATACAAACGTTATATTGAAAATAAACTGCGTGAGCACTTCGATTTCGAAGGGGTTCCAATTCAAATATATTTTAGACAAAAATAG
- the cysS gene encoding cysteine--tRNA ligase produces the protein MENNLYLYNTLTRKKEKFQPLHPSLVGMYVCGPTVYSDVHLGNCRTFVSFDLIFRYLKHLGFKVRYVRNITDAGHLEGDNDEGDDKFAKKAKLEQLEPMEIVQKYTLGFHDVLRLFNTLPPSIEPTATGHISEQIEMVQQIIANGYAYEVNGTVYFDVEKYVKDYDYTVLTNRKLDDMLNNTRELGGQDEKHGRLDFALWIKAKPEHIMRWPSPWSVGFPGWHIECSAMSRKYLGDQFDIHGGGMDLAATHHTNEIAQSEACNHTAPAKYWMHTNMLTVNGARMSKSSGNGFLPHQLFTGDHPLLERGYTPMAVRFFMLQAHYRSTLDFSNEALDAADKGFKRLMTAINLLDKLKPSKGKSALNIADLRAKCYAAMDDDFNSPILIAELFEVVRLINSIYDGKAAISAPDLEELKTLLQHFVFDILGLQNDQISSNDSIDEIMSIVIKLRDGAKQNKDFATSDRIREELNAIGIQLKDSKDGTLWNKI, from the coding sequence ATGGAAAACAATCTTTATTTATACAATACGTTAACACGTAAAAAAGAAAAATTCCAACCATTACATCCCTCTTTAGTAGGGATGTATGTTTGTGGGCCTACCGTATACAGTGATGTTCACTTGGGGAATTGTCGCACTTTCGTGTCGTTTGATTTGATATTTCGATATTTAAAGCATCTTGGATTTAAAGTCCGTTATGTACGTAATATAACAGATGCTGGCCATCTGGAAGGGGATAATGACGAAGGTGATGACAAATTTGCTAAAAAGGCAAAACTGGAGCAGCTGGAGCCGATGGAGATTGTGCAAAAATATACACTTGGTTTCCATGATGTTTTACGTCTTTTCAATACCTTACCTCCTAGCATCGAGCCTACAGCTACCGGTCATATTTCAGAACAGATCGAAATGGTTCAACAAATCATTGCTAATGGATATGCTTATGAGGTCAATGGAACCGTGTATTTTGACGTTGAAAAATATGTGAAGGACTACGATTATACCGTTTTGACTAATCGTAAGCTTGATGATATGTTGAATAATACACGTGAACTCGGTGGTCAGGATGAGAAACATGGTCGTTTGGACTTTGCCCTATGGATCAAAGCTAAACCAGAACATATTATGCGTTGGCCTTCGCCCTGGAGTGTAGGTTTTCCGGGCTGGCATATTGAGTGTTCTGCTATGAGCCGTAAATATTTGGGTGACCAGTTTGATATACACGGTGGAGGAATGGATTTGGCAGCAACTCACCATACCAATGAAATAGCACAGTCAGAAGCATGTAATCATACTGCTCCGGCTAAATATTGGATGCATACCAATATGTTGACGGTCAATGGTGCGCGCATGTCAAAATCATCAGGAAATGGATTTTTGCCACATCAATTGTTTACGGGAGATCATCCTTTATTAGAACGGGGTTATACACCTATGGCCGTGCGTTTCTTTATGTTGCAGGCTCATTATAGAAGTACATTGGATTTTTCTAATGAAGCATTAGATGCAGCTGATAAGGGCTTTAAACGTTTGATGACAGCTATTAATCTATTGGATAAATTGAAGCCTTCAAAAGGTAAGTCAGCATTGAATATCGCCGATTTACGTGCAAAATGCTATGCTGCAATGGATGATGATTTCAATAGCCCTATTTTAATTGCGGAGTTATTTGAGGTCGTTCGGTTGATTAATTCAATTTATGACGGAAAAGCAGCTATCAGCGCTCCTGATCTAGAGGAATTGAAAACATTATTACAACATTTTGTTTTTGATATTCTCGGACTGCAAAATGATCAAATATCCAGCAATGATAGTATCGATGAGATTATGTCTATTGTCATCAAATTACGCGATGGTGCTAAGCAAAATAAAGATTTTGCAACATCGGATCGTATTCGTGAGGAACTCAATGCCATCGGTATACAACTGAAAGATAGCAAAGATGGGACGCTTTGGAATAAGATTTGA
- a CDS encoding DUF4440 domain-containing protein: MNIWNKMSAIVFMSAFSAQVYAQIPDKVGSLIRADKEAALISKTTTPHQALLSIVDKESKFFVPSEVNALDYLNNRPNIPDVLTWEPALAMVSKSQEFGVTTGPMEFQKVGARKRFGQYLTVWKRNKKGKWLVDIRAEVENFGNKENSELEFYEPSEAWYLKHRSQVRLDQRKEIVFETDKLLSTVLKADNQAGYKEFLHEDSRLLFPWIQPIEGKKNILAYLKKSRINIVTTPEKVGRAYSGEYAYSFGTATVNVQDKVVKYNYIRIWKLSELAKDDVSKANWNVLVEMMFER, from the coding sequence ATGAATATATGGAATAAAATGTCGGCAATAGTTTTCATGAGTGCTTTTTCAGCACAAGTGTATGCGCAGATTCCCGATAAAGTAGGTAGTTTAATCCGTGCAGATAAAGAAGCTGCATTGATTTCTAAAACAACTACACCGCATCAGGCACTTCTGTCCATTGTCGATAAAGAGTCTAAATTTTTTGTTCCTTCAGAGGTCAATGCTTTAGATTACCTGAATAATAGACCCAATATACCAGATGTATTAACTTGGGAACCTGCATTAGCGATGGTTTCAAAAAGTCAAGAATTTGGTGTCACTACGGGGCCGATGGAATTTCAAAAAGTCGGAGCCAGAAAACGTTTTGGGCAATATTTGACGGTCTGGAAAAGAAATAAAAAAGGAAAATGGTTAGTCGATATTCGAGCTGAAGTCGAAAATTTTGGCAATAAGGAAAATTCTGAATTGGAATTTTATGAGCCAAGCGAAGCATGGTATTTAAAGCATCGTTCACAAGTACGATTAGATCAACGTAAAGAGATTGTTTTTGAGACGGACAAGCTTTTGTCGACCGTATTAAAAGCAGATAACCAAGCTGGTTATAAAGAGTTTTTACATGAGGACTCGCGTTTGCTTTTTCCTTGGATTCAACCGATAGAAGGCAAAAAGAATATACTGGCATATTTGAAAAAGTCTCGAATAAATATTGTCACAACTCCTGAAAAAGTGGGTAGAGCTTATAGTGGTGAATATGCCTATTCTTTCGGAACGGCTACTGTAAATGTGCAAGATAAGGTTGTTAAATATAATTATATTCGAATCTGGAAGTTAAGTGAACTTGCTAAAGATGATGTGTCAAAAGCAAACTGGAATGTCTTGGTTGAAATGATGTTCGAGCGATAG